The proteins below come from a single Eucalyptus grandis isolate ANBG69807.140 chromosome 3, ASM1654582v1, whole genome shotgun sequence genomic window:
- the LOC120291359 gene encoding 6-hydroxynicotinate 3-monooxygenase-like, producing MSHSHDLPQQEKLKPKPKAVIVGGSIAGVSCAHALIRAGFVVIEKSRKPPKGSPTGAGLSLDPLSQELIRSWTGRPELLRDITCPLAIDLNQAIDDEKTRKILARDDHFNHRAAHWATLHDHLFTALPPEIFLWGHLFLSFSVSNDKQSVKMKAQVLDTGETTKVCGDLLIAADGCLSLIRNHFLPNVKPRYSGYCAWRGVFDFSGSEDSETIKNVREAHPELGKCLYLDLAPGNHTVLYEIPNKRLNWIWYLNQPEPDLQGNSVTTKVSDDMIQKMYQDAEKIWHPALVQLMRETKEPFINAIYDCDPLEQIVWDNVVLIGDAAHPTTPHSSRSTNMSILDAAVLGWCLEKSGLKNLTAALEEYQSIRLPVASKQVLHARQVGRIKQGLVLPDCKPFNPNTATQEECKMLLQRGVPFFGQNPFLRSSDLLLAGKR from the exons ATGAGTCACAGTCACGATCTTCCTCAACAAGAGAAGCTGAAGCCAAAGCCAAAGGCTGTGATCGTAGGAGGGAGTATAGCAGGCGTGTCCTGTGCGCATGCACTCATTCGGGCGGGGTTTGTGGTCATAGAGAAATCGCGCAAGCCTCCAAAAGGAAGCCCCACCGGTGCAGGACTCAGCTTGGATCCTCTCTCTCAGGAGCTCATCAGGTCCTGGACAGGACGCCCCGAACTCCTCCGAGATATCACCTGTCCTCTCGCCATTGATCTA AACCAAGCAATCGATGATGAGAAAACAAGGAAGATACTGGCAAGAGATGATCATTTCAATCATAGAGCAGCACATTGGGCTACTCTGCATGACCACCTGTTCACTGCATTGCCACCGGAAATATTCCTCTGGGGccatcttttcctctctttctctgtttcCAATGATAAGCAATCAGTTAAAATGAAGGCCCAAGTTCTCGACACTGGAGAAACCACCAAAGTATGCGGAGATTTGCTCATCGCTGCAGATGGATGCCTCTCCCTGATTCGCAATCACTTTCTCCCCAATGTCAAACCAAG ATATTCTGGCTATTGTGCCTGGAGAGGAGTTTTTGATTTCTCGGGGAGTGAAGATTCTGAAACTATAAAGAACGTTAGGGAGGCACATCCGGAGCTTGGAAAATGCCTGTACTTAGACTTGGCACCTGGAAATCATACTGTTCTTTACGAGATCCCAAACAAAAGGCTGAACTGGATATGGTATTTGAATCAACCTGAACCTGACTTGCAG GGAAATTCAGTTACTACAAAAGTAAGTGATGACATGATTCAGAAGATGTACCAAGATGCAGAGAAAATTTGGCATCCGGCTTTGGTTCAGCTCATGAGAGAAACTAAAGAACCTTTCATAAATGCCATTTACGACTGTGATCCACTAGAACAAATAGTTTGGGACAATGTGGTACTTATTGGTGACGCAGCACACCCCACGACACCGCACAGCTCAAGGAGCACAAACATGTCAATTCTGGATGCGGCTGTCCTAGGCTGGTGCTTGGAGAAGTCGGGATTGAAAAATCTAACAGCTGCTCTTGAAGAATATCAATCCATTAGGCTACCTGTTGCATCCAAGCAAGTTTTGCATGCTCGGCAAGTCGGGCGGATAAAACAAGGCCTCGTACTTCCTGACTGCAAACCTTTCAATCCTAACACAGCCACTCAGGAGGAATGCAAGATGCTTCTGCAGAGAGGCGTGCCCTTCTTCGGACAAAATCCTTTTCTCAGATCAAGTGACCTTTTGTTGGCTGGCAAACGGTGA
- the LOC104437700 gene encoding aurachin C monooxygenase/isomerase — MNQSHDPPHQNKLKPKPKAVIVGGSIAGVSCAHALILAGWDVVVIEKSRRPPKGNPTGAGLALDPLSQELIGSWTGHPELLHDITSPAAIDLNQAINDEKSKKILARDENFNHRAAHWSSLHHHLFSALPPEILLWGHLFLSFSVSNDKQSVKIRAQVLNTEETAEVDGDLPVAADGCNSLIRKHYFPDVKLRYSGYCGWRGVLDFSGIEDSETIKNVMEAYPELGKCLYIDLTPRNHTVFYEIPNKRLNWTWCLNQPEPHLKGNSVTMEVSDEMIQKMYQDAEKIWHPTLVQVMKETKEPFVNAIYDCDPLEQIVWDNVVLVGDAAHPTTPHSSRSTNMSILDAAVLGRCLEKWGSENLTAALEEYQYIRLPVASKQVLHARRVGRIKQGLELPDCRSFNPNTANWEECKMLLQRAVPFFGHNPLL, encoded by the exons ATGAATCAGAGTCATGATCCTCCTCATCAAAACAAGCTGAAACCTAAGCCGAAGGCCGTGATCGTAGGAGGGAGCATAGCAGGTGTGTCATGCGCGCATGCGCTCATTCTGGCGGGTTGGGACGTTGTGGTCATAGAGAAATCGCGCAGGCCTCCGAAAGGAAACCCCACAGGCGCAGGACTTGCGTTGGATCCGCTCTCTCAGGAGCTCATCGGGTCCTGGACTGGACACCCTGAACTCCTCCATGACATCACCTCCCCTGCCGCCATTGATCTT AACCAAGCAATCAATGACGAGAAATCCAAGAAGATACTAGCAAGAGATGAGAATTTCAATCATAGAGCAGCACATTGGTCCAGTCTGCATCACCACCTGTTCTCTGCATTGCCGCCAGAAATACTCCTCTGGGGccatcttttcctctctttctctgtttcCAATGATAAGCAATCGGTCAAAATCAGGGCCCAAGTTCTCAACACCGAAGAAACTGCGGAAGTAGATGGAGATTTGCCCGTCGCTGCAGATGGATGCAACTCTCTGATCCGCAAGCACTATTTTCCCGACGTCAAACTAAG GTATTCAGGCTATTGCGGCTGGAGAGGAGTTCTTGATTTTTCGGGGATTGAAGATTCTGAAACCATCAAGAACGTTATGGAGGCATATCCGGAGCTTGGAAAATGCTTGTACATCGACTTGACGCCCAGAAATCATACCGTTTTTTATGAGATCCCAAACAAAAGGCTGAACTGGACATGGTGTTTAAACCAACCTGAGCCTCACTTGAAG GGGAATTCGGTTACTATGGAAGTAAGTGATGAAATGATTCAGAAGATGTACCAAGATGCAGagaaaatttggcatccaaCTTTGGTTCAGGTCATGAAAGAAACTAAAGAACCTTTTGTCAATGCCATTTACGACTGTGATCCCCTAGAACAGATAGTTTGGGACAATGTAGTACTTGTCGGCGACGCGGCACACCCCACAACACCACACAGCTCAAGGAGCACGAACATGTCAATTCTGGATGCGGCAGTCCTAGGTCGGTGCTTGGAGAAGTGGGGGTCGGAAAATCTAACGGCTGCTCTTGAAGAATACCAATACATTAGGTTACCCGTTGCATCCAAGCAAGTCTTGCATGCCCGGCGAGTCGGAAGGATAAAACAAGGCCTTGAGCTTCCTGACTGCAGATCTTTCAATCCTAACACAGCCAATTGGGAGGAATGCAAGATGCTTCTACAGAGAGCCGTGCCCTTCTTCGGACATAACCCTTTGCTCTAA